One genomic region from Bacillus aquiflavi encodes:
- the sigX gene encoding RNA polymerase sigma factor SigX, with product MDSVFEELYEKYHHDVFQFLFYMVKNREQAEDLVQEVYIRVLKSYGRFEGKSSEKTWLFSIARNVAIDFFRRQKGWKKVLFERFDWSTQQVKDDTQPLPEEIATKNDEIQLIYRCLDQCTVDQKIVIIMRYFQDLSIIETAAALGWTESKVKTTQHRALKMLKKHLEELSEKEGIADEKVKVGR from the coding sequence TTGGACTCCGTTTTTGAAGAGCTCTATGAAAAATACCATCATGATGTCTTTCAATTTCTTTTTTATATGGTGAAAAATCGCGAGCAAGCAGAAGACCTTGTTCAAGAAGTATATATACGTGTTTTAAAATCATATGGGCGCTTTGAGGGGAAGAGTAGTGAGAAAACATGGCTTTTTTCAATTGCAAGGAATGTAGCAATCGATTTTTTTCGAAGGCAAAAAGGCTGGAAAAAGGTTTTATTCGAACGATTTGATTGGTCTACACAACAAGTAAAGGATGATACCCAGCCGCTTCCAGAAGAGATTGCTACAAAAAATGATGAAATTCAATTAATATACCGCTGTCTTGATCAGTGTACAGTTGATCAAAAGATCGTTATTATTATGCGGTATTTTCAAGATTTATCGATTATTGAAACTGCAGCTGCTTTAGGATGGACAGAAAGTAAAGTAAAAACAACCCAACACCGAGCTTTAAAAATGCTTAAAAAACATTTAGAAGAACTAAGTGAAAAGGAGGGAATAGCTGATGAAAAAGTCAAAGTGGGACGATGA